ttatagaattctACCTGGAAGGCATCCCAGGTGATAGGGTCATCATCCTGCTGCAGAAGACATTGGGCTCCctgccaccaatgcgatgcttcCCCAGTGAGTAGATAAGTAGCAAACTCAACACACTGCTCCTCAGGTACCAATtgcgcttgcagtgctcgctccatAGCCTGAAACCAGGTATCAGCTTCAGTCGGATTAGTGGTTTCCTTGAACTTTGGTGGATTAACTTTTAAGAAGGTTGCTAGTGTCATCGGACCCTGAGCTCCATTTTTGCCATTACCGTTATTATTTATCTGGTGTCCAAGAGCCTCCGCAATGGCCTACATAGAAGTAGCCATATTTTCCAATGCCGCTATGAAGTTTACCGGGTCATTCGGATTGGTTTCCGGTCTTTGAGTACCAGTATGTCCTCTTCCACAGCCCCGACCGCATCCACGAGGTGCCATCGAGGTGCCATCTGGTTCTTAAACACACTAAATaatcgatatcaagttgatcagtctcaatattaaaattctagtgcttcaaagtcccaaatgcatgctcataaacgtttatgccaattatatcagtTAGATATTCTACTAACACTAAACACaaacacagagaatgcacagaagtaTAGTCAGTCTGTCCCTCAAGGTCGACaagaacgaactgctctgaaaCCATAATGTAATACCCTACCACATAGattcttatgcttaagtcataaaacagaggtggcgaggtattacaacctctaaaaataaaatttagtatatatagtagtgcgaaaatttttataactaggagcctttgaagaacaAGGGGGGAAATTAAAACCGATAAAgtgaaaagcgcaacactccgatcgataacgtaaatGAAACAGATAAAGGATAAGTTAACGTGAGAAGATAAACAATAGAGTGCCAAAAATACAGATATCAAGACACAAGACTCGgtttgcgaagataaccggtccgagcatagaagtatacatacatatataaggTAGGAGAACCCAAAAGAACCCAAAAAGACAATTTACAGAACCTGTTTCTCCAAAATATCCTCTAAGAAGAGTCAATAcagtatatatataaacaatgGAGAATATAAGTATCTAAGTGAgtacataaaattaaaataaagtccCGAGAGCTAAGGATCTTCGCCAAaacagaagtctccagcatgcctcagcgaggagcctcacgtcctgcatttgaaaaccacaaaatccgcatgggtgagaattAGAGGTTCTCAGAATGGTAAAAGTGCCCAAATATCTAACACGTAATGTTTTGGGAAAGCCGAAGGTAATCCTAGAACTCCCAATTCATAATCAAAGcatataaatatactaaaccATGAGAAATGAAAATAAGTGACTAAggatcttcagtctaactaaatATCCTCTTTTCAAATCCTTCGGACCTCCCAACTGCCACCAGTAATTTGATATGCAAACACAATTATATCAAACAAAGAGATGCACAGGTAGGAAGCAGGTACAGCAGTTAGACAATTAGTAAGTAAATATGCAGACAATTAGGCATTCCAAACAAATCACatataatgcatatgatgtatgcctgtcctggTGGCTAATGAGTCACATCtatcggttataaagccaacccgacaagtactggtagctaaccattggattgtccctctgtcgtgcatccccaactcgagttatccataacataatcataattcacatccaacaccctcactggtgtatattcacgggggcgagctcatccggaatTTTCATagtgtccggccacacttatgacatagggtcagtagagtatcgagtctccacctggagcacgtggtgactagccactgctttcacccagAGAGAGTCGTATCTCAGATAAGTGGAGTGCAACAATCACAATATCAATAACTCAACATATATACATTTATTCTCAGCCATAAATTAACATtaatctcagccatccggcttaaattcataattcatagtcaGCCATATGCCGTCATCACGCAGCTATTCGGCTCATATCATACATAGCACTCCACCATCCTCCTCAACAACTCAAAACCTCATCATCAGTTCTAACTCCTTATTATATCCCCTTTCTTCATCCACAAGTTACCCCCTTCCCTAGCTTCTTCTCAATTACCAGGCattttatattgatttaaaacttaaaggatgaaaatagGGGTTTATAAGCTTGAAACAGCATCTCGGAAGGTTACAAGCTTGTTGGAAATGTGAAAGACTTGAAAACAAGGGTTTATAAGAAAACAGGATcgggtgcgtacgcacaagagtgtgcgtgcgcacgcccagaAGAACTTTCaagatgtgtgcgtacgcacaggtgtaAAATTTTCTAGTTCTGTTTGCTCGCACAAGGCGTGTGAACGCCCTCAACAGAACATCCTTCCCAACGTGTGCGAACACACAAAGCCGTGCACACGCACAATTTGCAAAAGCCTCATTGATTGTGGGTGCGCACAGGGTGTGCTAACGCTCCCAGTATCCACTTTCCTGTGTGTGCATACACACaaaagtgtgcgtgcgcacaggttcaAAAATCCACAgggtgtgtgtgcgcacacaaaatagaaatcacaaattctgcaaAATTTACAGAACTCAAATTTCAGAGCCCAACTTCCAATGATCATATCTCcttccacaaaattcaaattttcaccaaattTATACCATTTTAAAGCTTATGAAATTATCTTTCATTTGATATAAAGAGCATCAAATTCCAAAAACAATAGCTTAGGATATGATCCGTTGAAGTTCATCAAATATTCAATTTTACCAAATTTCATAAACTTCCAATTTCCAAAACATACacttccaaattcattcaaaaccaaccaaaactCAACCGTTCAACATCAAGCATTTCCAAACTCTCATTCAATCCTCAACCCACCAATTCTTCCATATTTAACCAAATCTCAATTCATTAAATTCAAGTCATAATCAATATTTCATATATCAATTTCCAAACAAATATTCAATTTCACCAACCactacacatatatatacatgtccATACCACATGCCAAATCATGCTCACCAACAAGAGCTTCAACTTTACCAACAAGTAAACATATCAAGCCACCTCACTTACAACATTACATGTTTTTACCATCAATTAGTACCACTCACAATCATTCCACCATTATTCatatattcaactcaattcaaATCATCCAACAACTACATCaatatttcaaaaatcctaTCCTAGGGTCACTAGCCTACATTTTCACAACCACATTACGTTTTAGATACaggaaaccaaaatcataccttgaccGATTCCCGTTCAACCCGGAACACTTTCAAATTCAACCTTCAAGGTCTTAAAACTTCACCAACGGATTTTCAAGCTTATTGCTCCACTCCAAAGCTTTCCAAAACCATCAATCAAGCCCCGatacacatatatacattaCCTAAGCCACAATATCACACCCAAACACAATAACTCAATCACTAAATCACAAAGTTCCAAGTGTTTAGCTTAAGGTTGAGAATTTTACCCTACCCAAGGATCAAGGAGGCAAGACTAAGCCTTCGCTTTAAGTTAATTggatcctataacatcaaaactcaaaaatctcAACACCTTTCAcccaaatattttgaaattaagggCTGGAAATTCGAAGAAGAAATCATGGCTTactggtatgcgaaattgtgattcacacttttcacaactccgccatagctgaccagcaagtgcactgggtcgtccaagtaacaccttacgtgagtaaggatcgatcccatagagattgatggcttgaagcaagctatggtcatcttgtaaatctcagtcaggcgaattcaaatggttatgaggtattgataattaaaagatagataagacgaaaaataacatagagatacttatgtaattcattggtgggaatttcagataagcatttggagatgctttgttgcttctgaacctctgcttccCTATTGCTTCCATCCAATCATGcgcactcccttccatggcaaaatgtaagttggtggatcaccgttatcaatggctaccatccggtTCTCTTAATGAAAATGGTCAGGCTACGGTTCTCACCGCaggactaatcatctgtcggttctcacttgtgtcagaataagatccattgatctttttgcacactgtcactgcgcccaatgatgacaagtcatcatatgctaGCTTtgcaagcatttttcacttgtttcattaggttttatgcactttcttgcgttgtaagtaagtaatttggagtggAATTTCATGGTTTTATTGAATCAATCGACCACCCTTTAATTGACACAAAATCATTaggtttaagctaaaattaattagtttttaaatgaattttaaaccttgtgaattcggtgatactttgattgattgttttgattacttgtaggtgaagaaaagaaagaaataaagaaagtgTAGCCTAAGggaagagaaaagcgtggcacAATCAAGGACAAGGGCCATAGAACTCTTACCAAGAGCTCAACACTCTCACAAGGAGCGCTACTCAAGGGACCAAGGCCAAGCAAAGGGAAAGCTATGCTCTCCTTGTGAACCGAGCGCTACACAATAACAAGGAAGCAAGGCAAAATTGCTCAAAGCTCGGTTGGTGCCAAGAGCTTTGTCGGGGTCCttccaaaaataaattcaaggaaaaatttTTCTAGTGAAGGCCACAAGGTTCGAACTCATGAGCAAGGGGATTAAGGGAAGCGCTACCCTTGCAAGGAAATAAGCCAAAATTGGCTGAAGTGCATTCCCTGGGATTCGAACCATGCACATcacagaagcaaggaaggaggCGTTGCTTTGTTGCACAAAGGAAAAGGGCCAGCAATGCTTCCCCAAGTATTCAAACTTGAGCTCACACTAGAGACAAGGAGGAAGCTGCGCTCATGCCATGAACCGAGTGCTCTCCCTTGTCTTTCCAAGCCTTGTCACGCACCAACATTGACATGGCCAGGGAGCACCAATGCTGCGCTCATGCCATGAACCGAGCCTTGCCCTGGAAGCAACACCCATGGGctaaaaattcaatcaaaattccaaATTAATTCAAGTCTTCACCAAATAAAAAAGGCCCACTCCAAATTCTGAGATCCAAAGAtaggaagtgtataaatagaagttagTTAGATTTAGAAAGgacctttatttttttttactttggaaTTTTTTTCATTGGAGTTCACTTTTATCTTTGAATATTCACTGTTAGTTGGGagattggggaggagaattgagcTATCTTCCTCTGGGATTTTCTTTTCTACTTACTTGACActtgttttgaatcttgggtggagaattgaagaaattctgtttcaatctcaccttgaaatctctttctatttatttttttgcttaatTCAAAGAATTGTGATTGGGATATAAGTTTCTCTACTGATTTTCATCTTTACTTcttctgcaattgttcttggttggatcaaggaaggaattgagatctagacttgttttctagtctcttgaccCTTGAGATCTTTACTCTCTTAGTGAGAGtttgcaatttaagtttggttcaTTTGctgtttgcttcttcaagcaattttactCTTCTATTCGAGATCTATTTAAATTCAAGTCATCTTCTATTCTTCTGCTGATTGTTGTTTACTGTCttttgtttaaattctgcattCCCAGCTCCCTGACCCCTTttatgattcaagcaatttacatttcttgcactctaagtttcagctatttacatttcttgcgaTCTAAGTCactgtcatttactttacttgttctttaagattcagctctttaattcttctgcactttaaattcttgtcaatttcccctctccctttatttttcatgcaatttagcttctgtcagATACagatcactcaaatcaattcttatttgcttgactaaatcaaccactaaactaaaattgctcaatccttcaatccttgtgggatcgacctcactcacgtgagttattattacttgatgcgacccggtacacttgccggttataTTTGTGTGTTGGGAATTCGTTTTCCAAAAatacacatcaagtttttggtgccgttgccagggattgaatttgattgacaataattaagtgaggtggtggtctagattacgcactttttctttgtttttcttttatttttttgactaacagactaactgtttgaatttttgcttaaactaactaaaacctCACTCTAGCAATAGAGTGAAGTGTTTTTTCTCAGGAGGTTAAggagagctgaaagagggaagaataTAGTTGGAGAAGAGGAATCAGACGAAGAATTTCAAGAGATGGAGGAACATTCAACTAATCCACCTGGTGGAGCAGACAACAACAATGACAACCCACCCCAGAGAAGAGTTTTGGCTtcctacacatttgcaaatcctAGACATTGTGGGAGTAGTATCCTCACCTCAAAtgtcaatacaaataactttgaattgaagccacaactcatcacattGGTCCAAAACAACTGCTCTTTTAGAGGAGGAtcacttgaagatccaaaccaacacttatccacttttctgaggatttgtgatactgtcaaATCTAATGGTGTGCATCCTGACATCTACAAGCTGTTGCTATTTCCATTCTCCCTTAGAGACAAAGCTACTCAATGGTTGGAGACATTTTCAAGagagagcatcaacacttgaGAAGATCTAGTGAgcaagttccttgccaaattttacccaCCTCAGAGGATTATTAGATTGAAGACTGAAGTACAAACATTCACACAATTGGATGTTGAATCTCTATATGAGGCATGAGAGAGATACAAGGCTCTAATTAGGAAATGTCCCCCtgaaatgttcaatgaatgggacaTATTGCAGAATTTCTATGAAGGTTTGACACTAAAAGCCCAAGAAGCACTAGATCACTCAGCAGGAGGATCCTTACAACTCATGAAGACTGCAGAGGAAGCCCAgaatctcattgatatggtggcaaacaaccaatatttctttgctcatcaaagacaatgCCAACCATCATAGAGGAAAGGAGTGCTAGAGTTGGAAGGAGTAGACATAATCTTGGCTCAACACAAGATAATGCAACAGCAGATTCAgtaacaatttgagcaaatagCCAAGAGAATTGATAGCCTCCAAGTTGCAGCTGTGaatacaagccaaccatcaaccacatATGTACAGAATGAAGAAAACCAAGAAGATCAGCAAGAACAAATCCAATATGTGCACAACTAAGGTTCTGGACAGAATGAAGTGTATGGTGACACCTACAATCCATCCTAGAAGAACTACCCAAACCTTAGATGGAGAGATAACCACAATCAAACCCAacagccatggcaaagaaatTCAAACCAAAACTACCCAAGAAACAACCAGCAAAATAATAACCAAAATTCATacagaaaaccccaaaataactatCCAACTCCAACTTTCATCCATCCAATAACCAAACCACCAACCAAAACACTTATCATCAACCCTCAACATCTCACAACCAACCAtaaatctcacaagactctcagagaatcTCTAATCTGGAGATCTtaatggagaagatgatgaagaaccaagagcTTACAAGCAAAAATCAGGAAGCTTCCATGAAAAATATGGAAAGGTAAATTGGATAGCTTTCTAAGCAAATTGCTATTGAGAGACCATCAAGCTCATTACCAAgcgacaccattcctaatccaaaagaagagTGTAAAGCTATACAgctaaggagtggaaagacattggtGGACAACAAAGAAGCAACCAAGAAGCCTATTGAAAGCAACAAGAGCCAATAGAGAAAGAGGAAGCTAACAACAAGGATGTGATAGCAAGCAAGCATACTCTAGAGAAGCTCAAAGAGAAGGACAACCAGCCACACAATTCAAGGGGAGAAAAGGAAGAACTAGCCCAATGATAGAAGCAAGTGGGGAAAATTTTCACACCTCCATTGCCATATCCCCAAAGATCAACAAAGAAATAAAGGATCAACACTTTCACAAGTTCCTTGAAGTTTTCAAGAAATTGGAGATAAATATTCCACTGGCTGAAGCATTAGACCtctatatgccaagttcttgaaggagcttaTCAACAAAAAGAGAAGTTGGCATGAGAAGGAAACTATAttgctcactgaagaatgtagtgcattAATCCAGAAATGGCTTCCCCCTAAACTTGAAGACCCTGGAAGTTTTTTTTGCCTTGTACCATTGGCAGTACGATCATCAACAAGGCAATGTGTGATTTAGGGACGAGTATCAATCTAATGCcctcttctttagtgaaaaatcTATGCATAGAGGAAGTGAAGGCAATACAAATGTCTCTAGAATTGGTGGACAAGTCAGCGATATGTCCCAGGGGTGTGATTGAAAACCTTCTAGTTAAGGtggaaaaattcatattccCTGCAGATTTTGTGGTCTTAGACTTAGATGAAGATGGAGGTGATTCCATTATACTGGGAAGACCATTCTTGGCTGCAGCAAGTGCCATTATAGATGTGGAGCAAGAAGAGTTGACCCTCAGAATGCATGATGAAAGCATCACCTTGAATGTCTTTCTAGAAATACAACACATTGATGAAAAGAGAAACTGCATGGAGACTGATGAAGGAGACTTGCAATGGAAGAAAAAAACCAACAAGACAATCATTGATTACCTTCCAAAGCAAGAAACAAACAACACAGTAGGGTAAAAGGAGAATGAAACTGTGCAGAGTGATGAGGGAAAGCAGGAAGAAATTGAAGTGTTAGCTACTGAGAAGGAAAGTCCAAAGATGCAGTCCAGTGTCAAAGGGGAAGAATCTACACacagaaagaagaaaagcaagaaaaCGGTTAaaaaagggtggaagaacaaaAAGATCCCAACTGAGGGATTTCAAAAAGGGGATAAAGTGCAGTTAATCTACCAACAATTGAGGACAAGCCAATAAGCTGATGACTACTACACTGTCAGCAAAATACTCTCACTAGAGCATGctgaaattgagcatcaaggcactAAAAGGAAGATCACAGTAAGGGGAGACAAGCTGAGATACTACagtcatcaaccaccctaatGAGGGgccaatgtcaagctagtgacaataaagaagcacttgttggaaggcaacccaacctgagataattttcttttcatagctaaTTCAATAAAAAGTTTGAGTAGTTTtatctgtattgcaaggagctaagtttggtgttgcacaccaaaacaatttaaggagGAATGAaggatgctaagtttggtgttccaccaaaatctcacttaaaaacacattctcaccttctgcataaagggttgctagctccaagcaatcagataAACCATTTAACCATTGTatgttttctagtttttagttttataacCTTCAGCAAAGACAAAagggtttcacatatggttgaTTTGATGCATGAGAAACATTGGCAAgggactaagtttggtgttcacacaccaaactaagttcaaaagcccacaaacaaTTTTTGCATACTAACCAGTTGCCTAAGGGCTTGGGAGACAAGCAACTTCTAAGGATTATGCAGGAAAAGATTCAATCTGTGAAAGGGATCTACATCATCACCCAAAGGAGGAACAACAGAGAGAAATAATGATGATAGAAGGAAAAGCTAAGAGGCATTCCCAATAGGTTGTATCGACCCTTAATCCTTGGTTGCTTTGAAGTGTTTTAACTTAGAGATTCCTATATATGTTGCTGAAGTGTTTAACTAAATGCAAGTGAAAATGTTTGCTGAGAAATACAAGTGATCTGCATAATTTTGTTATCCTTCATtagtttgaattttgttttgtttccttgcttcttgaaaaaaagaaaaaaatgtttgatTTGGAAAAGTGAATGTTCAATGTTGCAAAAGTTAGAATGAAAGTTAGTGGtggtatttgtttgatttaatgCAGAGCTCATGAAATAAAAGCTGCATAATGACATTTTCCTAGAATTGTGAACTGGTTTGCTATTATGAAGCCTTGTATCATTGAAAATCCCTTGAAAATGAattaaaacagaaagaaaaagaaagataaaagccAAAAAGTGGCAATgaaacaaacaataaggctagacaccaatagcttggaccctagaacacatgcctgtggtgtttttgtactaggatatgcttggacaagtaagtTCTGAAGAGTATTTCAAAACTTagccacttagatcaactgatctGGGATTGCCAACTGAAAGTCCACCATCAAGAGCAACATAGCTACAAAACACTTAGTAATCCAAAGAGATgatgggcatcaatgatcctaggaagaaaaggtgagccatgtgtctgtggtgaaggAATGTTGAGCAAAACTAAGCCAAAGGCTGCTGCAACATTTGCCACCAAGCCTTCAATGAATAATAAGCTCTTTAAGCAaaataaggaaagaaaaatgAGCAAGGGAACAAGCAAAAGTGAAGCATTATAGCAGCAACCTTAGTGAACCTTTGAAGAAACATATCTTATGTAACAGCACTTAATAAATGAgctatcattgtctgcataaaaccccatgaaccaAGTTCAACTATTTGCTAAATAAGGATATGCATACTTCTCTATTTCATTCCATCTTCTCTTCtgtttgatgcttgcttggggacaagcaaggtttaagtttggtgttgtgatgacaagtcatcatatgctaGCTTTGgaagcatttttcacttgtttcattaggttttatgcactttcttgcattgtaagtaagtaatttggagtggaattgcatggttttattgaatcaatcaaccacccttTAATTGACAGAAAATAATTaggtttaagctaaaattaattggtttttaaatgaattttaaaccttgtgaatttggtgatgctttgattggttattttaattacttgtaggtgaagaaaagaaataaataaagaaagtgTAGCCTAAGggaagagaaaagcgtggcacAATCAAGGACAAGGGCCATAGAGCTCTTACCAAGAGCTCAGCACTCTCACAAGGAGCGCTACTCAAAGGACCAAGGCCAAGCAAAGGGAAAGCTATGCTCTCCTTGTGAACCGAGCGCTACACAATAACAAGGAAGCAAGGCAAAATTGCTCAAAGCTCGGTTGGTGCCAAGATCTTTATCGGGGTCCttccaaaaataaattcaaggaaaaagttTGCTAGTGAAGGCCACAAGGTTCGAACTCATGAGCAATGGGATTAAGGGAAGCGCTACCTTTGCAAGGATATAAGCCAAAATTGGCTGAAGTGCATTCCCTGGGATTCGAACCATGCACATCACGGAAGCAAGGAAGGAGGCGTTGCTTTGTTGCACAAAGGAAAAGGGCCAGCAATGCTTCCCCAGGGATTCGAACTTGAGCTCACACTAGAGACAAGGAGGAAGCTGCGCTCATTCCATGAACCGAGCGCTCTCCCTTGTCTTGCCAAGCCTTGTCACGCACCAACATTGACACGGCCAGGGAGCACCAATGCTGTGCTCATGCCATGAACCGAGCCTTGCCCTGGGAGCAACACCCATGGGctaaaaattcaatcaaaatttcaaattaattcAAGATTTCACCAAATAAAAAAGGCCCACTCCAAATTCTGAGATCCAAAAATaagaagtgtataaatagaagttagTTAGATTTAGAAAggatctttattttttttactttggaaTTTTTTTCATTGGAGTTCACTTTTATCTTTAAATATTCACTGTTAGTTGGGagattggggaggagaattgagcTCTCTTCCTCTGGAATTTTCTTTTCTACTTACTTGACTCTTGTTTTGGATattgggtggagaattgaagaaattctgtttcaatctcaccttgaaatctctttctgtttatttttttgcataCTTTAAGGAATTGTGATTGGGATCTAAGTTTCTCTACTGATTTTCATCTTTACTTcttctgcaattgttcttggttggatcaaggaaggaattgagatctagacttgttttctagtctttTGACCCTTGAGATCTTTACTCTCTTAGTGAGAgtctgcaatttaagtttggttcaTTTGctgtttgcttcttcaagcaattttactcttctgtttgagatctattTCAATTCAAGTCATCTTCTATTCTTCTGCTGATTGCTGTTTACTATCttttgtttaaattctgcattTCCAGCTCCCTGACCCCTTttatgattcaagcaatttacatttcttgcactctaaacttcagttatttacatttcttgcgaTCTAAGTCACTATCATTTactttacttgttctttaagattcggctttttaattcttctgcactttaaattcttgtcaatttcccctctccctttacttttcatgcaatttagcttctgtcagatacaaatcactcaaatcaactcttgtttgcttgactaaatcaaccactaaactaaaattgctcaatccttcaatccctatgggatcgacctcactcacgtgagttattattacttgatgcgacccggtacacttgtcggttagatttgtgtgttggGAATTCATTTTCCAAAAATGCACATCACCCAACAGTTGCgattttgaagctcgtcacagtcatcccctcccagatcttactcggaataccacagacaatgtttagacttttcggatcttaggaatgctaccaattgtttctagcctataccacgaaggttctgatctcactgatttgaatgctctgttgtcaggagatgctAGTCAAATGCATGGATCAGCtggcgtccaatgactacgttgaacatcatgtagaccgcttgtggttgtcagtcacgcggaTCTTGACTAagcgagtactgaagatagtgggtgattgtcacaggtcaccccttcagtctgacttaactaaattaagtacgatagtatatcttggagaagaagtaggcgtgaattgaaagaaaaacaatagtacttgcattaattcatgaggaacagcagagctcctcaccttaatctatgaggtgtagaaactccaccgttgaaaatatataagaacaaaaggtctaggtatggccaaatggccagcctccaaaaaggGTTTGAAGA
This portion of the Arachis duranensis cultivar V14167 chromosome 6, aradu.V14167.gnm2.J7QH, whole genome shotgun sequence genome encodes:
- the LOC107494211 gene encoding uncharacterized protein LOC107494211, which encodes MAPRWHLVDAVGAVEEDILAIAEALGHQINNNGNGKNGAQGPMTLATFLKVNPPKFKETTNPTEADTWFQAMERALQAQLVPEEQCVEFATYLLTGEASHWWQGAQCLLQQDDDPITWDAFQVEFYKKYFLNSARTAKKLELLQLRFFCMCQGAPGDFEEWKCIKYERGLQSDILSSVGPMEIKIFLELVNKSRVAEEYVKKAAAEKRSLRGPFPHNRWKSFAPRGPPFKRGVFVPNQNQGQNNSRRLNNNNF